Below is a window of Lepidochelys kempii isolate rLepKem1 chromosome 14, rLepKem1.hap2, whole genome shotgun sequence DNA.
AGATTGCCTGTTAGGTTGTGTGGcaaacacttaaaaaaacaaaacaaaaaaccttagaCATGAGTCTTAAGATCTTGAACGCACTCACCCTTCTCCTCCCCAAACCGATATGGGCAACTGTGTATGGTGGGGGAGTGAATCAGGTTTACTGCAACTTCACTCCCATAGAATTGGCACCAGTTACAAAATTCTGCCTCTTCACTccctcccagcacacaaggcAGCTGTATGAAAGAGCCTGTTTGCAGGCACAAATTTTGAGGGTACAAAGAAAGAGGCTTCTTAGAAACTTGACACATAATATTTCATATAAGATGGGTTTAATTAAGATAGGTTTTTAAAGGACTTAGCTATACCCAAGTCTCAATGACCTGCAGGAGGATTGTGGCAGCTCTTCCTTTCTAGATGAGTAGAACATACATGAAGAACAAGTACAATGTTTAGAAGTTAACTTAGGCCTGGTTTACTCACAAAGTTGAACACAATAAGTGTTTGATCTGATTTCTTAAACCAATGCGGATCCCTTTGTGGACACTTAGTTCAATTTAAACCTGACTTTTACGAGTGGAGCTTCAAGCTGCAATAAAACGAGTTCAGAGAGTCCACACACTCAGGTTTGCACTAGAGCAACTGAATCAgtttttaaactggtgcaacgTCTGTGTGTGGACAAGGTTTTGGTGCAGTGCTTCTCTTTAAGGGGAAGACACATACAGATCTTGTCCTTTGTAAAAACCCAGCAAACCCCTTGTCCTTTTTAAAACATGCTTTCCGAACCGCTTGGAGGCAGACTCTGGGAATTGTTCTTACAAGACTGTTTATAAAGAGGGTGTTTTCCGGAAGGTCGGTAATGGAGTCTCACGCCAGGTAGCGATTTTGGAGATTATGCCCAAGACTAAAACTAGCAACTCTGCTTCCGGTTGCTGAGCTATAGGATTCATTCTGCagcttttgtttgttgttgttgaaggGGGCGGTTAGGAAGGGTgagtcactgtgtgtgtgtgtgtgtgtgtgttgcaatgccttcccttccctcatgcctgcaccctcccccattCATTATTTTGGCCAGTGTTGGTATTTCTTAAGTTCTGGGCTTGCCGTTCTGCCCTGGGCCGCTagaggggagcagctgggacagtCTCCCTCTCTGGGTTTGTCCCTCTTGTAGCAGGAGGGACTGATTCCACTAGTGACTTCCTGAACCTTTCCTTTGAATCACAAGGGTGTGACCTTTGTGGGCTGTGTTCCTAACTTCTCTTTATCCAGGCGCAACCATGCGATTTTCTGTGAAGCATCCCCCTTTTGTTACTGTGCTGATCGAGGCCCTGATTTGGCAAAGCACTCAcccacgtgcttaaagttaagcacgtgccaaagtctttgctgaatcaggacctgtCTCGAGCAGGGGACTGCATCTTATCAGCTTTTTTGCCTCCAGCCAAGTGCATCGAAGTTGATTGACCCCCCACAGACGTCAGAGCCTGATGATGATACAGGCTGCTGCCTGCTCTCCGTACATCCCAGGCTATCCGGTTTTCTGCCTCTGCTAGTTATGGTTTTTTTCACATCCATTCTGCTGCTCCATAGACTTGGTGGCGTGCGCTCTGTGCACTAGCTTTAGCTAGCTTGCTCCGTCTCTCGTGGGCTGGTCTCGGAGTTGGAGTTTTCTCTCTCACCGCCGTTGCACAGAGAGGGTGTGACACTGATTACAAAAATATAAAGACCTATCACAAGACtaagctggagccctggggacgGCCTAGAAAGGAGGGGGGGGCGCGGCacggcgggagggggagggcactTGAGACTAAAATTAGAACGAATGCACAGAACTATCCTGGTTTACCAGGAAATGGAAAAAAGCTGATAAGTTGCTTTTCACAGTGGCTGTTGTGTTTGTCCTCTCTGAAGTTTTTGGGGGCGTGTATAAATCCACTTCTTTCTCACTCCCTTAGAGCTGGGTAAATTGTGACTGGGGGATAGTTAGAAGGTGAGATCATCTAAATAGCCAAGAACAGTCTTGCAAAGGACCACTAGCCCCAGCACAAAATTTACTCATCCACCCTTCACCTGGATTATAATGGAGGGAagtttatttgcattacagtagcagcTAGGGGCCTCAAGGGAGAACTTCCTCATCTGTCCAGCATTGCTTGCTGGGGGCTGGTAGAGTTCTGCAAGGGAGACCTGAAAAAAGTTAGATCGTGTAAAATCTTTGGTGCAAAGACCTCTCCTGTCTGTCTCTCTGGCACCACCCACACCAGTGGTCTGAGTGTACAAAGATTGCTTCACTTCTGCAAACGGTTGCATAgctagtcccccccccccccccgaggtttTGTCCCCTGAGATGGCTGTAACGATCTGATGACTTCTCCTTCCTCTTCGCTTTATATGAGTTGTGCACGGGGCCTGCCAGTCCTAGAGGGTGCTTCTGCGGCCTCTAATGcacttccctgctccccagtcaGGTTCCTCCCCTTCACTCTCCCAAACCTATGGCATATTCTGTCCTTCTGAACACATTGTTTCTCCCGGTCTATTTATAGTGGGTGGAAATGTCagatggggggttggggggcctCTCtgattttgcctttaaaaaatcccaaacaaacctCTCTGTTTCACCTCTTAAACACGCCTTTGAAAGATTCACAGATTATGAAGGTGGGACAAGCTGAGCCAATCAGACTGTGCTGAGGGCATTTGCCATCCCCCAGTGTCCtcggtgctgggggggggggggtagagccTGGGGATTGAGGAGCAGAGTGGCAGTAACCCAATCAGAGCAAAGTCCTCAGTGAGACCACAGAGGCAGCCGCTCATCCTGCAAGTTCTGTTTGTTGTGGTAACGCTCCTGTCTCGGTTGCTACCCTGGGTCGCTGGGATATTGTTAACATGAGGCCCTGGTGAGTCCAGAGAGGGGACCCACAATCTGGACACTTGTTCAGCAGCAGGAGTAGCACTGCATGTACACacgtctcctccccctccctccccccaacgaGACCGCTGATCAGGCAGACACTCACTGCCATGTGTTCAGGGGCTGCTTTATAGCCTCTGAATCACATTTTTTCCATTGGAACCTTTAACTCCTAGTGAATGGGAAAAACTGAACCCGAGTCCAGCCACGGGTTAGGCGGGAGATCAGATCTCTTGTACTAGATCCATGGTTTTCATGGAAACTGTTTGGAGAGATGTGTGGGGAAGGTTGTGGTTTGCAAGACCCTTTACTCCTGTAAGAGCTGAAATTTCCTTTCACCCTCTTCATTCCCCTCCACTGGCTATAGGCAGACATGGCACTGCTCTGATATCTGCAACATACGCTCTTGGACTTAACCCAAAGGGAGCCTGTGAGTTTTAGAGCAGAGGCTGGAAACTCAGGTAGATCCAGCTTCTCTCACACTAGTGATGCCTTGCAAAAAAGAAGTGGTAATAGATCAGAGGAAGAAATAATACAGGCCTGATTGCCTTGGAAAGGCATGAGGAGGAACCATAGAGCTACTTTGGTTATGTTCACGTCCTAAATTATGCTGACTACAATGCTGGATTTGTTGTCAGACCCTGGATGTGGAGATCCATTCATGTGCTTTTGGAAATTGAGTTTCTAGATTTTTGTCATGTCAGTTATAACTTTTGAAAATACCTGCAACTTGCAAAACAGATCACAAGGGCAGAATAGGAGGCACTTTATCAGAATATTGGGACAGTCTTTCAGGGAGGCACCTGGAACTGGTTTGTCACCTTTTTCACGACCTTCTGGTTGACTCTTTTTAGGGTTGTTTCTTGTAGTAAATTAAAGGGACTCTCCATTGATTTGACCCAAAAGTtaggctttaaaaaataaaaacaaaaaaccctagaAATGTTTCTGGGACCTTTAAAAACTCTGTTGCTTGGAGTTGGGCTTTTAAAGTAAAATTTCCCCTGCAGGGGGTTGCGATTAAAGCAGGGAGTGAAATGGCTAGTTTATTTTTACTATCACAACACGTTTGAAAGAATAAATGCCAACTGGACTTTCAAAATCTCTCAATTTCAAGTACCGTTAGTATTCGACTAATCGGACCCCAACCTCCAAGTCAGATTTGTCTGgggattgttttttgtttgtttacacatATTGTTACAGTAACTCCTAGGATACTGGAACTGAACAGTTATTTGAAACATTCCCTTTTTGGCTGGTTTGTTCATTTGGCAGCATTTTGCATATAGCCAGTTTCATCCTTTTCCCCCCGTGAAATCAGTTAGTCAGTTTCCCCTCTTTGCCTGGGTGTCTCTGTCCTTTGCTGTTGCGTGAAAGgttttaaataggaaaatgtgactaTGACCACAGAGATtgactggtgggggggggggaattgttcAGGGACAGCTGGAGCACCCAAAACTACTCCTAACTCTGAGTACCAAGTGCAGCAGGCCCTGACCTTGGGGTTCCTAAGTACTACCATATTGCTACTAAATAATCTCCTTCATAACTGACTAGATTTCATTTCAGTTGCATCCCTTTAAAATAGCTTTACATATTTTAACCTGCTAGCGCCCCTTTAAGATCTTGATGCACAGCAGCAAGAGAATCCGGCAATGAAGTTCTGTGTACAGAGCCAGCACCAGCCTCAAAACAAAGCCAGGCAAAACACAAGAGAACAGGCTGAGCCCAGGGCAGAGCCTCGGTGAATTTCACCTGAAGGCCGGTGAAGGGGGAGAGCCTTGCACAGCCGCACCTTAAGCCCTGGAGCTTTTTAAAGCCAGTGTTGGGAAGAGGCTGTGCCAGGAGGGGCTGCAGCTTGCTGAGAGAATCCTGGGTGCTGCAAAGGGAGGAGCTGACTGCAGAGATTCAGATCCCGGTGCCTTTGGGaggtgggtggaggaggggtaGATTGGTTTCAGCCTGTTCTGAGGCTGGATGGCAGGTAAATGCCAAGATCTTCCAACGTGATCTGCGACTTTGGGATGTCCAAACTGAGAGGCCTTAGATTTCTGTGGCATGGACACGGGTCCCCCTCCCGCTGAGGGAGGCCGTGCAGTTGCAGAAAAGTTGGGCTTTACTGGTAGCATCAGTCAGAAGACGGCACCCTCCTTCCGAGGCAGAGCAGTGAGGACGTTCTGCTGTTTCATTGGCGTGCTTTGCAGCGGTTAGAAAGTGGTATTGTAGGGAGCCGGTGTCTGGCAGGCTAGCAAAGGTGTAGTGTGAGGTTCATCAGGTGCCCAAGGCCAGCAGGGGATGGGGACAAGCAGCAGGGCAAGACGTGGTAGAGGAATCTAAGGGCGGGGTTCCTTTGATACTGGAATAGGACAGAGACCACGATCCTGAATGGACCCCAGTGGGGTGGTCTGAACGCCATTACAGCAATGGCTCTCCTCCATCTCTGATGTCAGTGGCTTTACATCCCCCCGGTAGAGGTGCAGAGAGGCTGAGTAACTTTTCCAAGGCCAAACCAAGTTGGTGTCACCAGTGGAATTAGAGCCCAGGATACCCTGGGCCCGAGGCTTACAATCGGAGGACTCCAGCCCAGTGGACAGGGAAATGGAGCGGGACTCCCGCTTGAGGCATTtgttgtgaccttgggcaaggaaCCAGTCTCTGTTGCCCTGTCTGTACAGTCAGTTGCGAACATCAGTTCAGCTCCACCATCACTGGGAGCCCTAGTTACACCAGCCACCGTTGTGGCCGCCGCATCTGAGGCCTGCTCTGATCAGGGCTAGATGTTGTGGTGGCTGCAGCAGGATCAGTTCTGAGCAGCCCTACTGTAGGTGGCCATCGCTGGTGGCCTTCCAAACGTCACGGCAGGAGAAAAGTCGCAGTGAGAGGGCTGGTGTCGTCCTTCCTTGAGACTGAAATGGCTTAATCTGGGTAGTTCCCAGCTGACCATGATGGGCTCTGCCTTTCTCGCATGGTGTGGTGGTGGTCGCTGGTGTACAATCTGTCTGATgctctctcctttctctccctgcagaTGTGCACACCTAGCAATACTCCAGCCACTCCTCCCAACTTCCCGGACGCGCTCGCTATGTTTTCTAAGCTGCGGACCTCAGAGAACCTACAGAGCAGCAACAGCCCCATCACATCGATGGCCTGCTCTCCACCGGGGAACTTCAGTCCCTTTTGGGCCTCCTCACCTCCCAACCACCAACCCGCCTGGATGCCACCGTCCTCTCCAACCAGCCACAACCTCCACCATCATCTCCACCATCAGCAGCCCATGTGGCCACCCGTGTCTCAGCAAGGAGGCTCCCAGCAGAAAGCTATGGCTGCAATGGATGGGCAGAGATAAGACTGGTTAACATTGaagtggcgggggagggaggctgggggtggaCAGGGGGGAGAACAGAGAAGAGGTGCAGGAGATCAGGGCGGTAGGGGAGGGGGTTCCCGAAGATCGCACTGGAATATTTTATAATTCTTTTTGTAACTCTGCTGGGATAGTTGTCAGCCCGTGTGGTTTTTCCCTTCCGGAGAGTCAATAACTGGTcttcttttttaatatataactatataatatataaatatctaATGTATATAAATCCAGAGAGAATGAGAGCAATGGAAAGAGACTGGCAGCCTGGTGGGCAATCGCAGGATGGTGACGACACCGCTTGGCTGAAGAGGACATTGCTGGACACTGAGCGCTTCCCTTGCGCAGAGGAGGGGGTGGCTCAGAAGCTGTTGTCATTGGCTtcgcttcccccctcccctgttctttggcagctgctgctggggtgccCCTAGATGAGACGGGGTTGGCCGTCAGAAGGCTGTATGACTCGGACCTGTGGCTTGCCTGAAATCTGCTCTTACCaagtgagggaggagggggagatgcACCCACTGAAACGTGGCCACTGTTGGAAAGCGTCCCACGCAGGGATGTAATGTGCTCCTTGAACCCGGAGCTCCCGTGCTGCAGGATCATGATTGGGGAAGGAAATGTATGGCTGCGCATTCAGCTTCCCTGCCGGAACAACTTGGGCCAGGAGGAGCATGGCACATTGCCAACACCTCTGCCCTCTCGGTAACACCTGGCTGCGTTTTGGCAGGCCCAGGAAACGGGCATCAGAAGCTCCCAAAGGACAGTGTGACTCCAAGATACTAGGTAGACCAGTCCACTGTAGGTCAGCGAGAGGATtcgggggtggagctgggggtctgGATTTCCTGGACATCCTTGCTGGGCGTGGTAAAGCCCTCCTCCTTTGGCCTCTGTTGAAAATCATCCATGTCTGCGGCACATCCCCCCGAAAACAAGCGAGCCTGGGATTCATGCTAATTAAATCTCACCGTGCCCAGGCCCCGGGATGCACCCTTTTGCCCCCTTCACCCTGGGGAACAGTTGGTCTCCTTCACCATCCTGCACTGGCCCTGTTCCTACACCAGACAATGCTCCGCATGGGGAGGCCGAGCTGGAAGGGCAGTTGTGTAAAGGAccatcctcccccacccagctcagcggcaggggccaggggctccGTCCAGCCAGGGCAACAGGGAGGGGCTGCAGCTTTTGGGCTTTAGTTTCCAAATCAGAATCTTGCTTAAACAGGTTGAaggttttttattaatttaaaaattaaaaaaaaaaaatcacttttttaacCTAACGGCTCCCTGCCTTTTCTCTGCGCTGTTGCTGGGTAGCTTAAAAACAAGCCAGTGCCCTGATAATGGTGAGCGCCACACCAGGGCCAATGAGGGAGGCCAAGGGGCAcgtccccccacagctcccccttcTGTGCACTCTGGTCTGGATTCTCACTCTCACCAGTCTGGCAGGGTAAAGGGGCCTTGGGGTGGCTGAAAGAGTACGAACGCCTCTTTGTACTGCATCCCTCTGGCCAAGGGGTGTTAGGGTGGGTCTAGGCTCAGAATTTTGTACTGACTTAACTGTCTGATTTAAGAACATaggacagccatactggatcagaccagtggtgtatctagcccactatcctgtcttccaacaccaggtgcttcagagggaatgggcAGAACCGGCAATCAACGAGTGATTCGTCCCCagtcgcctattcccagcttctggctaacagaggctagggacacttcagagcatggttttgcattttGTACTAAATTGGTGCAACGcctaatgtggacacagttataaaGGTGCCTAACACCATTCTCCTAATTTACTGGCATACCAGCATCACGGTGCCTCACGCCAGAATATCAGCATTGTGCTGCTTTCACGAGActggtctcaaacacgtggctaAAATGCTGCATCAACAGGGTGCAGACGAGTCCTTTGCCTGGCTGAGaattctgcccctgccccgcttGGTCCTCTTGATCTCACTTGAACTCCCAAGCCGCTATTCTGCCAGGGGTGACTAAGGATTTTCCTGAGCCTCTTCAAGGCAGGGCTTGAAAAGTTGACAGCTGCCTGCTAGCCAGAGGCAGGTATGAAAGGCAACGCCCTGGTGAAACAGACTGCCGGGAAATGGGATGgggctgggcttcttgccagggGCCCATCTCAACCCTACAGAGAATCCCTCTTTTGTGTTCATCTCTGGCAAGTGGGAGTATGGAGACAGGTTAAGTCTACGCCTCTTGGACTGATAGAAGTGGAAAAGCAACTCTTTCCCAGCCCTCTTCTCCCTTTGCCCCCAAAGCCTGGCTGctggaaaggggagggctcctctTCCACTCCGCCGCTCCCTCAGTGTCCCCCTGCACTGACCTCCCCTGCCATGGTGCTCAGCTTTCCCCAGCTCAAATTCAGATTCTTCTCCCTTTGCTTGCTATAGCATCAGTGAAGCTTAGCCCCTCTAGCTAGAACAGCAGCACCCAAGCTGCCTGCAGCCTCAGGAAGCCAGCACCATGTGCATTTTACTAGGGAAGGTTTTTAGCAAACAGgaagcttaaattctgcagaagtgCTAGTTCAAGTGCTCACAGCCTACCCTGGAGCTTAGCTGAGGAGTTTCCTTGAGGCCTGTGGTGAaggggggagatgggggctggTCACTTGAGCAAAGTGCTACTCCAGGTATGGCTCAGAGGTGCTCCGTGACAGTGAGGAGCAGCTTGTGCTCATTGTCTCTAGGAATGAGTCTTAACAGAGTCAACAAGTTAGAACTGGGCATCACTGGCTCCTATGCAGTGGGGCTCCAGCATCCCCACCTGAAACCTAGGGCAGGTCAGTCTGTAAGATGGGCCTCAGGGCCCAGTCTGTTTTGATGAGACACTACACAGGTGG
It encodes the following:
- the UBALD2 gene encoding UBA-like domain-containing protein 2, encoding MSVNMEELRHQVMINQFVLAAGCAADQAKQLLQAAHWQFETALSAFFQETNIPNNHHHHQMMCTPSNTPATPPNFPDALAMFSKLRTSENLQSSNSPITSMACSPPGNFSPFWASSPPNHQPAWMPPSSPTSHNLHHHLHHQQPMWPPVSQQGGSQQKAMAAMDGQR